CGCGTGACCGGAGCGCCCCTCCTGTCCCTGCGCAGCAGTCCCAGGGTCAGATGGATGACAACGCTCGCCGCCGCGGTGACCGGCAGGAGAAGGAGATCGAGGGCGAAGAGGGGGCGCGAAGCCCCCGTGAGGACCGACTCGGCTCGCGGCCTCGCGGCGGCTTTCGGGAGCACCTGCCCGAAGACAAGGATGACGATGGTGACGACGACGGTCGCGGCCAGGGTGGCGGCTGCGGTCGGGCCCATCCACCGATGAGCAAGACCCGTCGCGAGCGCCGCCGCGGCGGCGGCCGCGAGCGTGTTGCAGACCAGGAGCGTGACCAGGATCTGTTCCCTGCGGTTCAAGAGATCGAGCGCCAGGTCGCCGCCGCCCTTGCGCGATCGCGCGTGGGCCCTCAGGCGCATCCTCTCGGACGCAAGCAGGGCCATCTCCATTCCCTCGAAGAGGGCCACGCCGATCAGGCAGACCAGGAAGAGCAACGCCTGCAAGCTCGACGGACTCACGCCTCCTCCTCGGCGGGAATGCGACGGACGCGCGCCCGGAGAACTCTGTGGCGGCCGACATCGAGAATCTCGAAGCGAAGGTCGCGCCAGCCCAGGACCGTCCCCTTGCGCGGGAAGCCGCCGTGGAGGCGGCAGAGGAAGCCGCTCACCGTCGCCACATGCTCCTGCGGAAACTCCACACCCATTCGCTCGCCGAGGTCCTGGAGCGAGACGCTTCCCCTCACCTCGCACAGATCTTCCTCGAGGCCGACGATCTCCTCCTCGCCCTTCTCGTACTCGTCGAACAGCTCTCCGACGACCTCCTCGACCAGATCCTCCCGCGTGATGATCCCGACCGTGTCGCCATACTCGTTCACGACGATCGCCATCCGGTGCCGCTCCTTGCGCATGTCGTGAAACACCCGGTCGGCCGGAGCCTTGTCTGGAACATAGAGGACGGGCTGGACGAGGGCGCCGATCCGGTCGGTCGGCTCGAGGAGGAAGGCGCGCGAGGAGACGTAGCCGACGATTCCATCGACCGTCCTCTCGTAGATCGGGATCCTGGAGTGTTTGGACGTTGTGATCAACTC
The genomic region above belongs to Candidatus Eisenbacteria bacterium and contains:
- a CDS encoding DUF21 domain-containing protein, which produces MSPSSLQALLFLVCLIGVALFEGMEMALLASERMRLRAHARSRKGGGDLALDLLNRREQILVTLLVCNTLAAAAAAALATGLAHRWMGPTAAATLAATVVVTIVILVFGQVLPKAAARPRAESVLTGASRPLFALDLLLLPVTAAASVVIHLTLGLLRRDRRGAPVTR